CTTGCCCAAAACGTCTGAAGCTGTGTACCCAGTCAGGTTAAGGAAGAAGGGATTGACGTAGTTGATGTTGCCCGATTGATCAAGCCCAACGACGATTAACTGCACGTTGTCTAGCAGCGATCGCCAGCGTCGCTCAGCCTCCTGGATCACAGCCGCTGTTCGCTCGCGTTCTTGCAATTCCACCTGAAGTTGGTTATAGAGGTCTGATTGTTGCAGAGCGATCGCCATTTGGCTAGCAATTTGTTGCAGTAATTCGATCTCCCAATCCTGCCAATTGCGAGGAGAGACGTTTTGATAGATGGCAAGTAAGCCCCACAAGTCTTCTCCAGCAAAGATTGGGGCAACAGCATAGGCTTTTGCCTGGAACTGCTCCAATAAGTCAATGTGGCAGGGTTGCAGTCCTGCGGTGTAGATATCTGGAATAACGAACGTTTCATGCTGTTGAAACCGACCGCCCTGAGTTTCTTGAAGATAAGTATCTTCCCAAACCTGCTGGACATCAAAGCTAACAAGCTTGACCCACTCCTCACTGACAGATTCAGCAATAAAGTCACCGCTCCAATCTGGGCTGAAGCGGTAAACGGCGGCTCGATCGACTTCCAAAATTTGTTTTACTTCCGTGACGGTTGCTTTGAGAACCTCTTCAAGATTGAGTGAGTGGCGAATGGTTTGGGTAATTGACCACAGTAGCTGTCTTTGTCGGGTTTTCTGGCGTAGTGTCGCTTCTGTTTGTTTGCGTTCGGTAATATCTTGCTGGACAGCAACAAGAACATCTCCAAACTCAGGGTGCTGAAACACAGAGCAGGTTGCACTGCACCAGAAGGGGGTTCCATCTTTCTTGACGTTCTGCACTTCATACGTCGCCTCACTGTTTTGTAAGACCGTATTGACAATCGATTGAGTGACTTCTACTGCTGTTATGTCTTGAGTGTTGTAATTGAGAATTGAGACAGGTTGACCGTTCAGTTCACTGGAGTTGTAGCCAAACATCTGCTCAAATTTAGGATTGGCGTAGACAATGGTTGCATCCTCAGCTTTGACCAGACAAATGCCTTCAGCCATATTGCGAGTGATGACTGCCTGAAGGGCTAAGGTTTTCTCTGCTTGTTTGCGATCGCTGATATTAAACATACTCGATCGACTCATGACAAAATTGCCCGCATCGTCTCTAATTGCCGTCGCATTCACATTGACCCAACGAGTTAAGCCATCTTTGCAACGAAGCTGAAACTCTAAATCGTTCACCCAACCTCGCCGCATAAATTGAGGAAAGTCTTGGTGGAATATTTGTTGGCTTTCAGGCGTAATCAGGTCTGTAAACTTCATCTGATTGAGGACTTCATCACGGGTGTATCCCAACCACTTCAATTCAGTATCATTGATACGGACAATAGTGCCCTCTGCATCTAAGGAATGATAACCACAGGGCGCATTGTTATAAAGATCTTCTAATTCCTGTTTAACCTGCTCCTGTTCTTTCAAGGAAATCAAAAGGCGACTATTTAATGCGTTTAACTCTTCAGTCCGTTCTGCAACTCGTTGTTCTAGCTCGGCATTCAATTGTTGTAATGCAAGTTCGGCTTGTTTTCGTGGAGTGACATCGATCGAAAAAATGACAATTCCTCCAATTTCGCCTGCTGCGGTATACCAGGGACGTATCTCCCAGGAGATCCACTGCTGCTTGCCGTCTGCGCGGATAAACAAGTCGTCATCACATTTCTCAATCGCTCCCGCTAAACACCTCTGATGAATTTGTCGCCAGCGTTCTGGGATTTCAGGGAAAAGGTCATAATGCGATCGATGAATTAAAGACTCAACGGAACCCAGTTCATACTCATCTATCCACCGTTGGCTTGCCATGACATATCGCATTTCCCGATCCAGCATAGCGATGCCAGCAGGCGCATATTGAGCAAATAAGCGCAGTAAGGATTCACGTTCTTGTAGTGCTGTTTCTGCTTGCCTGCGCTCTACCAATTCAGCCTGTACCTGCTCAAACAGATCTGCCTGCTGAAGGGCAATACTCACTTGGGAGGCAATTTGTCGCAGTAGATCAATTTCAGAATCTTGCCATTGACGCGGAGCAGTACAGTGATGAGCCGCTAGCAATCCCCACAATTCGTTATTCTTAAGAATTGGAACAACCAGATTTGCTCTGACCTGGAATTGTGCCAAAAACTCAACATGGCACGGGCTAATATCTGCTGTGTAAATGTCAGACTTTGCGGTGACTAAGCCTTGTAGAAAGGGTTCAACATAGCGATCGCCAATACAAGGATCATGGATATCAAACGGAAACAGTGCAAAGGCTTCATCGACAACAGACTCAACTGCGATCGCTCCGCCCCAGTCTGGTGTGAATTGAAAAATGATGACGCGATCGACTTGCAGAAATTGCCGCACTTCATCAACCGTGATTTGCAGAATCTTTTGTAGATTGAGAGATTGACGAATGCGGTTCGTGATCTCCATCACTAACCGTTGTTGTTCAAATTGTTGTTGCAGCAGGAGTTGAGACTGCTTACGCTCATCGATTGCCATGATTGTTCCACTCATCCGCACAGGTTGCCCATCTTTGCCATATAAAGCTTTCCCTCGTCCTTCCATC
This genomic stretch from Oscillatoria sp. FACHB-1407 harbors:
- a CDS encoding PAS domain S-box protein; protein product: MNSRAYRLLLRYGVAIASTAMALLLSLWLEDIITRTIGAFFYIAIAVSTWYGGRKPGMVTIALSTLALKYYFIPPIHQLQFSHLDDVVRVGLFVSVSLIINLLSANLQESKRNIEQLNCQLVDESSDRLKTALSAAQMGMWDWNMVSGEITWSPEHERLLGMPSGSFDGKYETFDACLHPDDREGLNQAIAHSLKNRLPYHHEFRVVWADGSVHWMEGRGKALYGKDGQPVRMSGTIMAIDERKQSQLLLQQQFEQQRLVMEITNRIRQSLNLQKILQITVDEVRQFLQVDRVIIFQFTPDWGGAIAVESVVDEAFALFPFDIHDPCIGDRYVEPFLQGLVTAKSDIYTADISPCHVEFLAQFQVRANLVVPILKNNELWGLLAAHHCTAPRQWQDSEIDLLRQIASQVSIALQQADLFEQVQAELVERRQAETALQERESLLRLFAQYAPAGIAMLDREMRYVMASQRWIDEYELGSVESLIHRSHYDLFPEIPERWRQIHQRCLAGAIEKCDDDLFIRADGKQQWISWEIRPWYTAAGEIGGIVIFSIDVTPRKQAELALQQLNAELEQRVAERTEELNALNSRLLISLKEQEQVKQELEDLYNNAPCGYHSLDAEGTIVRINDTELKWLGYTRDEVLNQMKFTDLITPESQQIFHQDFPQFMRRGWVNDLEFQLRCKDGLTRWVNVNATAIRDDAGNFVMSRSSMFNISDRKQAEKTLALQAVITRNMAEGICLVKAEDATIVYANPKFEQMFGYNSSELNGQPVSILNYNTQDITAVEVTQSIVNTVLQNSEATYEVQNVKKDGTPFWCSATCSVFQHPEFGDVLVAVQQDITERKQTEATLRQKTRQRQLLWSITQTIRHSLNLEEVLKATVTEVKQILEVDRAAVYRFSPDWSGDFIAESVSEEWVKLVSFDVQQVWEDTYLQETQGGRFQQHETFVIPDIYTAGLQPCHIDLLEQFQAKAYAVAPIFAGEDLWGLLAIYQNVSPRNWQDWEIELLQQIASQMAIALQQSDLYNQLQVELQERERTAAVIQEAERRWRSLLDNVQLIVVGLDQSGNINYVNPFFLNLTGYTASDVLGKNWFENFLPPSNQQNVQEVFSEVLSHNAHPYYQNSILTRSGEERFIAWNNTMLQDADGSVIGTISIGEDITERQKIDQMKQEFISVVSHELRTPLTSIRGSLGLIAGGVYDKKPEKMKEMLAIAARQSDRLVRLVNDILNLRRLESGQSKFKFKPYLAEDLIRQSVDVMRSQAEENQITLSIVPTTAEVWADADAIVQTLTNLLSNAIKFSPPHSTVTLTATHSLTASSTPSLTLFSVQDQGRGIPSEYLETIFGQFQQVDASDSREKGGTGLGLAICRTIVKQHGGKIWVESKLEQGSTFYFTLPSTQLLPDNNRG